The following nucleotide sequence is from Nocardioides daedukensis.
GCTGGCGCCAGCCGAGTCCACGCCGGTCCCGTGCATCCGGGTCTACCCCTTCATCGGCTCGCTGCGCTGATCCGCGGCGCGGCCGATAGGCTGTCGGGGTGACTGAGATCGAGATCGGCAAGGCCAAGCGCGCCAGGCGCGCATACTCCTTCGACGACATCGCCATCGTGCCCTCCCGGCGTACCCGCGACCCCGAAGAGGTGAGCGTGGCCTGGCAGATCGATGCCTACCGCTTCGATCTCCCGGTGCTTGCCGCGCCGATGGACTCGGTGATGTCGCCGGAGACCGCCATCGCCCTGGGCAAGTTCGGTGGACTCGGGGTGATCGATCTCGAAGGCCTCTGGACCCGGTACGACGACCCCTCGCCGCTGCTGGACGAGGTCGCCGCCCTGCGCGGCATCGAGGCGACCCGTCGGATGCAGGAGATCTATGCGGAGCCGGTCAAGGCCGAGCTGATCACCGAGCGGCTCAAGCAGATGCGTGAGGCCGGGGTGACCGTTGCCGGTTCGCTCTCGCCCCAGCGCACCAAGGAGTTCGCCAAGACGGTGGTCGACGCCGGTGTCGACATGTTCGTGATCCGCGGGACCACGGTCTCGGCCGAGCACGTCTCCAGCCAGGCCGAGCCGCTGAACCTCAAGGAGTTCATCTACGAGCTCGACGTCCCGGTGATCGTCGGCGGTTGCGCGACCTACCAGGCGGCCCTGCACCTGATGCGCACCGGTGCTGCCGGCGTACTGGTCGGGTTCGGTGGGGGAGCCGCACA
It contains:
- a CDS encoding GuaB3 family IMP dehydrogenase-related protein; protein product: MTEIEIGKAKRARRAYSFDDIAIVPSRRTRDPEEVSVAWQIDAYRFDLPVLAAPMDSVMSPETAIALGKFGGLGVIDLEGLWTRYDDPSPLLDEVAALRGIEATRRMQEIYAEPVKAELITERLKQMREAGVTVAGSLSPQRTKEFAKTVVDAGVDMFVIRGTTVSAEHVSSQAEPLNLKEFIYELDVPVIVGGCATYQAALHLMRTGAAGVLVGFGGGAAHTTRTVLGVAVPMASAVADVAAARRDYLDESGGRYVHVIADGSIGRSGDVSKAIACGADAVMVGSPFARADEAPGRGFHWGAEAWHPLLPRGERVEFGKIGSLEEILFGPSRVADGTMNLIGALKRSMATTGYTELKEFQRVEIVVG